The stretch of DNA CAGAGAGCATCGTTCCAATCGATCCAGAATTTCATCGACAATAGTTGTTATTATAGAACGGATCAATTCTGTTGTAGCAACAATCGTGTTGATCGCGTTTGCCGCTTTCAAAAAGGCCTCACGCGAAGGCGCAGTCCCCTGAACGCTACGGAACCGCAACCCTGGGTGGCCGTTTCTCTTAGCCACAGATTAAACACGGATAAAACACAGATATTAGCGGGTGACAATCGAAAATCCCAAACCGACCGCTTGCGGTCGCATTGTGGGATCGCTACCAGACGATACTCCAGCGTGATTTGCGATATGGAACAAAATGTTCACGCGTAGTAAATAATTTAGAAGAATAATCCCCTAGAACCACAACACGTAAATCCAACCCCTTGCACATCAATCAACACCTTTGCCGCCTTAGCGCCTTCGCGTGAGGTATTTTTTTAAAGCAACACAATGATCCTACACGTCGACATGGACGCGTTCTACGCGTCAGTGGAACAACGCGATCGGCCGGAGTTGCGGGGGCGACCGGTGATCGTGGGGGGTACGCCTGAAGGGCGGGGCGTGGTGGCAGCGGCGAGTTATGAGGCGCGCCAATTCGGGATCCATAGTGCGATGCCCGCGATCACTGCGCGACGACTGTGTCCGCAAGCGGTCTGTCTGCCGGTCCGCATGCGACATTATGCCCAGATCTCCGCCAAGATTCGCGAATTTTTCCAGCGGTTCACACCGACGATTGAACCGCTTTCATTGGACGAGGCGTTTCTGGATGTGGCGGGGACAGAAAAACTGTTTGGTTCCGCTTGCGATGTCGCACGACAGATCCAGACGACCATTCGCGAGGAGTTGAACTTGGCGGCATCGGTCGGTGTTGCCCCGAATAAATTTGTTGCAAAAATTGCCAGTGACCTCCGCAAGCCACAGGGGTTTGTGTATGTTCCGCCCGACGGAGTGGCCGCGTTTCTTGAACCCTTGGAAATCGAGCGGTTGTGGGGCGTTGGGAAGGTTTCCCAAAAGGTTCTGCACAAATTGGGGGTGCGGACGATTGGTCAATTGCGGCAAATGGACGTCAGTATTCTGCGGGACCATTTCGGCAAACAGGGGGACCATCTGTGGGAACTGGCACATGGGCTCGACGAGCGGCGCGTGGTGCCGGATCACTTGGCGAAATCGATTTC from Symmachiella dynata encodes:
- the dinB gene encoding DNA polymerase IV; translation: MILHVDMDAFYASVEQRDRPELRGRPVIVGGTPEGRGVVAAASYEARQFGIHSAMPAITARRLCPQAVCLPVRMRHYAQISAKIREFFQRFTPTIEPLSLDEAFLDVAGTEKLFGSACDVARQIQTTIREELNLAASVGVAPNKFVAKIASDLRKPQGFVYVPPDGVAAFLEPLEIERLWGVGKVSQKVLHKLGVRTIGQLRQMDVSILRDHFGKQGDHLWELAHGLDERRVVPDHLAKSISHETTFAQDVSDFDVLRACLLDLTEQVARRLRRQKLSGRTIQLKIRFANFRTITRAHSLPAPTNVTQTLWETAAELLAANQSAATPPVRLLGMGVSGFDNRGPQQGSLFADEETERHSRLDVVRDAIREKFGESALGRGARLTDQEKSSGGPSE